One genomic segment of Tachyglossus aculeatus isolate mTacAcu1 chromosome 17, mTacAcu1.pri, whole genome shotgun sequence includes these proteins:
- the RABGEF1 gene encoding rab5 GDP/GTP exchange factor isoform X1: protein MCICFRRKMSLKSERRGIHVDQSELLCKKGCGYYGNPAWQGFCSKCWREEYQKARQKQIQEDWELAERLQREEEEAYASSHSSQGAQSLTFSKFEEKKTNEKTRKVTTVKKFFSASSRGGPKKEIHETKAPSPSLSRQTSVETDRVSKEFIEFLKPFQKTGQDIYKQTKLFLEAMHYKRELSIEEQSECAQDFYQNVAERLQTRGKVPPERVEKAMDHIEKYIMTRLYKHVFCPETTEDEKKDLAVQKRIRALHWVTPQMLCVPVNEDIPEVYDMVVRAITDIIEMDSKRVPRDKLACVTKCSQHIFTAIKVTKDEPASADDFLPTLIYIVLKGNPPRLQSNIQYITRFCHPSRLMTGEDGYYFTNLCCAVAFIEKLDAQSLNLSQEDFDRYMSGETSSPKKSEAESWSQGARLGVQQMYKNLDLLSQLNERQERILSGAKKLEKDLIDWTDGIAKEVQDIVEKYPLAIKPPDPPLAAIDSENVENDKLPPPLQPQVFAG from the exons CAGGAGGAAGATGAGCCTGAAGTCCGAACGCAGAGGGATTCATGTGGATCAGTCCGAGCTCCTGTGCAAGAAAGGATGCGGTTACTACGGCAACCCTGCCTGGCAAGGCTTCTGCTCCAAATGCTGGAGGGAGGAGTATCAGAAGGCCAGACAGAAGCAGATCCAGGAGGATTGGGAGCTGGCTGAACG ACTCCAGCGCGAGGAGGAAGAGGCCTACGCCAGCAGCCATAGCAGCCAAGGGGCTCAGTCCCTCACGTTCTCCAAGTTCGAGGAAAAGAAAACCAACGAGAAGACCCGCAAGGTGACCACAGTGAAGAAGTTCTTCAGTGCTTCATCCAGAGGAGGGCCTAAGAAAG AGATCCACGAAACCAAGGCCCCCAGTCCTTCCCTGAGCCGGCAGACCAGCGTTGAGACAGACAGAGTATCCAAAGAGTTCATAGAGTTCCTCAAGCCCTTTCAAAAGACGGGCCAGGATATCTACAAGCAGACGAAACTCTTCTTGGAAGCGATGCATTACAAGAGG GAACTAAGTATTGAGGAGCAGTCCGAGTGCGCGCAGGACTTTTACCAGAACGTGGCGGAGAGGCTGCAGACCCGCGGCAAAG TGCCCCCGGAGAGGGTGGAGAAGGCGATGGATCACATCGAGAAGTACATCATGACCCGCCTATACAAACACGTCTTCTGCCCGGAAACCACTGAGGACGAGAAGAAGGACCTCGCGGTTCAGAAGAGGATCAG AGCTCTGCACTGGGTGACTCCACAGATGCTCTGTGTCCCGGTTAATGAAGACATTCCCGAAGTCTACGACATGGTGGTGAGAGCCATTACAG ATATCATCGAGATGGACTCGAAGCGGGTGCCCCGTGACAAGCTGGCCTGCGTCACCAAGTGCAGCCAGCACATCTTCACCGCCATCAAGGTCACCAAGGACGAACCGGCCTCGGCCGACGACTTCCTGCCCACCCTCATCTACATTGTCCTCAAGGGCAACCCGCCCCGCCTCCAGTCCAATATCCAGTACATCACCCGCTTCTGCCACCCGAGCCGCCTGATGACCGGCGAGGACGGCTACTACTTCACCAACCTG tGCTGCGCCGTGGCTTTCATCGAGAAGCTGGACGCGCAGTCTCTGAACCTGAGCCAGGAGGACTTCGACCGCTACATGTCGGGCGAGACGTCGTCGCCCAAGAAGTCGGAGGCGGAGAGCTGGTCCCAGGGGGCCCGCCTGGGCGTCCAGCAGATGTATAAGAACTTGGACCTGCTCAGCCAGCTCAACGAGCGGCAGGAGCGGATCCTCAGCGGAGCCAAGAAACTCGAAAAGGACCTGATCGACTGGACCGACGGCATAGCCAAGGAAGTCCAGGACATCGTGGAGAAATACCCGCTGGCCATCAAGCCCCCGGACCCCCCGCTGGCGGCCATCGACTCCGAAAACGTGGAGAACGACAAGCTGCCTCCCCCCCTGCAGCCGCAGGTCTTCGCGGGGTGA
- the RABGEF1 gene encoding rab5 GDP/GTP exchange factor isoform X2, which yields MSLKSERRGIHVDQSELLCKKGCGYYGNPAWQGFCSKCWREEYQKARQKQIQEDWELAERLQREEEEAYASSHSSQGAQSLTFSKFEEKKTNEKTRKVTTVKKFFSASSRGGPKKEIHETKAPSPSLSRQTSVETDRVSKEFIEFLKPFQKTGQDIYKQTKLFLEAMHYKRELSIEEQSECAQDFYQNVAERLQTRGKVPPERVEKAMDHIEKYIMTRLYKHVFCPETTEDEKKDLAVQKRIRALHWVTPQMLCVPVNEDIPEVYDMVVRAITDIIEMDSKRVPRDKLACVTKCSQHIFTAIKVTKDEPASADDFLPTLIYIVLKGNPPRLQSNIQYITRFCHPSRLMTGEDGYYFTNLCCAVAFIEKLDAQSLNLSQEDFDRYMSGETSSPKKSEAESWSQGARLGVQQMYKNLDLLSQLNERQERILSGAKKLEKDLIDWTDGIAKEVQDIVEKYPLAIKPPDPPLAAIDSENVENDKLPPPLQPQVFAG from the exons ATGAGCCTGAAGTCCGAACGCAGAGGGATTCATGTGGATCAGTCCGAGCTCCTGTGCAAGAAAGGATGCGGTTACTACGGCAACCCTGCCTGGCAAGGCTTCTGCTCCAAATGCTGGAGGGAGGAGTATCAGAAGGCCAGACAGAAGCAGATCCAGGAGGATTGGGAGCTGGCTGAACG ACTCCAGCGCGAGGAGGAAGAGGCCTACGCCAGCAGCCATAGCAGCCAAGGGGCTCAGTCCCTCACGTTCTCCAAGTTCGAGGAAAAGAAAACCAACGAGAAGACCCGCAAGGTGACCACAGTGAAGAAGTTCTTCAGTGCTTCATCCAGAGGAGGGCCTAAGAAAG AGATCCACGAAACCAAGGCCCCCAGTCCTTCCCTGAGCCGGCAGACCAGCGTTGAGACAGACAGAGTATCCAAAGAGTTCATAGAGTTCCTCAAGCCCTTTCAAAAGACGGGCCAGGATATCTACAAGCAGACGAAACTCTTCTTGGAAGCGATGCATTACAAGAGG GAACTAAGTATTGAGGAGCAGTCCGAGTGCGCGCAGGACTTTTACCAGAACGTGGCGGAGAGGCTGCAGACCCGCGGCAAAG TGCCCCCGGAGAGGGTGGAGAAGGCGATGGATCACATCGAGAAGTACATCATGACCCGCCTATACAAACACGTCTTCTGCCCGGAAACCACTGAGGACGAGAAGAAGGACCTCGCGGTTCAGAAGAGGATCAG AGCTCTGCACTGGGTGACTCCACAGATGCTCTGTGTCCCGGTTAATGAAGACATTCCCGAAGTCTACGACATGGTGGTGAGAGCCATTACAG ATATCATCGAGATGGACTCGAAGCGGGTGCCCCGTGACAAGCTGGCCTGCGTCACCAAGTGCAGCCAGCACATCTTCACCGCCATCAAGGTCACCAAGGACGAACCGGCCTCGGCCGACGACTTCCTGCCCACCCTCATCTACATTGTCCTCAAGGGCAACCCGCCCCGCCTCCAGTCCAATATCCAGTACATCACCCGCTTCTGCCACCCGAGCCGCCTGATGACCGGCGAGGACGGCTACTACTTCACCAACCTG tGCTGCGCCGTGGCTTTCATCGAGAAGCTGGACGCGCAGTCTCTGAACCTGAGCCAGGAGGACTTCGACCGCTACATGTCGGGCGAGACGTCGTCGCCCAAGAAGTCGGAGGCGGAGAGCTGGTCCCAGGGGGCCCGCCTGGGCGTCCAGCAGATGTATAAGAACTTGGACCTGCTCAGCCAGCTCAACGAGCGGCAGGAGCGGATCCTCAGCGGAGCCAAGAAACTCGAAAAGGACCTGATCGACTGGACCGACGGCATAGCCAAGGAAGTCCAGGACATCGTGGAGAAATACCCGCTGGCCATCAAGCCCCCGGACCCCCCGCTGGCGGCCATCGACTCCGAAAACGTGGAGAACGACAAGCTGCCTCCCCCCCTGCAGCCGCAGGTCTTCGCGGGGTGA